One stretch of Micromonospora echinospora DNA includes these proteins:
- the obgE gene encoding GTPase ObgE, whose protein sequence is MTTFVDRVVLHMQAGDGGHGCVSIHREKFKPFGGPDGGNGGHGGSVSLVVDAQVTTLLDFHFRPHLKADNGKGGAGSNRDGANGRDLVIKVPNGTVVQSLDGEVLADLVGEGTTFEAARGGRGGRGNASLANARRKAPGFAELGEPGDRLDVVLELKSVADVGLVGFPSAGKSSLISVISAAKPKIADYPFTTLVPNLGVVRVDNHTFTVADVPGLIPGAASGKGLGLEFLRHVERCAVLVHVIDTATLEPGRDPLADIDAIESELSQYGGLTDRPRLVALNKVDVPDGKDLADIVRPDLEARGLRVFDVSTATREGLRELTYAMAELVDQGRRAAPPAEPTRIVIRPKAVDDAGFTIEAEPDGSYTVRGSRPERWVKQTNFDNDEAIGYLADRLARLGVEEKLAKAGAQAGDLVRIGDREFDWQPTLYAGVDFVPGNRGTDVRLEDKSNRPSASDRLAARKARRVRPEDEVEAAPAAAEADAE, encoded by the coding sequence GTGACGACGTTCGTTGACCGGGTCGTCCTGCACATGCAGGCCGGCGACGGCGGGCACGGCTGTGTCTCGATCCACCGGGAGAAGTTCAAGCCGTTCGGCGGGCCGGACGGCGGCAACGGCGGGCACGGCGGCAGCGTGTCCCTGGTGGTCGACGCGCAGGTCACCACGCTGCTCGACTTCCACTTCAGGCCCCACCTGAAGGCCGACAACGGCAAGGGCGGGGCCGGCTCGAACCGGGACGGCGCCAACGGCCGCGACCTGGTCATCAAGGTGCCGAACGGCACAGTGGTGCAGAGCCTCGACGGCGAGGTCCTGGCCGACCTGGTCGGCGAGGGCACCACGTTCGAGGCGGCCCGGGGCGGCCGGGGCGGGCGCGGCAACGCCTCGCTGGCGAACGCCCGTCGCAAGGCGCCCGGCTTCGCCGAGCTGGGTGAGCCCGGCGACCGGCTGGACGTGGTGCTGGAGCTCAAGAGCGTCGCCGACGTGGGCCTGGTCGGCTTCCCGTCGGCGGGCAAGTCCTCGCTGATCTCGGTGATCTCCGCGGCCAAGCCGAAGATCGCCGACTACCCGTTCACCACGCTGGTGCCCAACCTGGGCGTGGTCCGCGTGGACAACCACACCTTCACCGTCGCCGACGTGCCGGGCCTGATCCCGGGCGCGGCCAGCGGCAAGGGCCTGGGCCTGGAGTTCCTCCGCCACGTCGAGCGCTGCGCCGTGCTGGTGCACGTGATCGACACCGCTACGCTGGAGCCCGGCCGCGACCCGCTCGCCGACATCGACGCCATCGAGTCGGAGCTGTCCCAGTACGGCGGGCTCACCGACCGGCCCCGGCTGGTCGCGCTCAACAAGGTCGACGTGCCCGACGGCAAGGACCTCGCCGACATCGTCCGCCCCGACCTGGAGGCCCGCGGCCTGCGTGTCTTCGACGTCTCGACCGCCACCCGCGAGGGCCTGCGCGAGCTGACGTACGCGATGGCGGAGTTGGTCGACCAGGGCCGCCGGGCGGCCCCGCCGGCCGAGCCGACCCGGATCGTGATCCGCCCGAAGGCGGTCGACGACGCCGGCTTCACCATCGAGGCCGAGCCGGACGGCTCGTACACGGTGCGCGGCAGCCGGCCGGAGCGGTGGGTGAAGCAGACCAACTTCGACAACGACGAGGCAATCGGCTACCTGGCCGACCGGCTGGCCCGCCTCGGCGTCGAGGAGAAGCTCGCCAAGGCCGGCGCTCAGGCCGGTGACCTGGTGCGCATCGGCGACCGGGAGTTCGACTGGCAGCCGACGCTCTACGCCGGTGTCGACTTCGTGCCCGGCAACCGGGGCACCGACGTGCGGCTGGAGGACAAGTCGAACCGCCCGTCGGCGTCCGACCGGCTCGCGGCCCGCAAGGCCCGCCGGGTCCGGCCGGAGGACGAGGTCGAGGCCGCGCCGGCGGCGGCGGAGGCGGACGCCGAGTAG
- a CDS encoding DUF4383 domain-containing protein — protein MREHAPARPTVQKVALAAAAVFALIGVLGFVPGITTHYGEMTFAGHHSEAKLLGVFQVSVLHNLVHLLFGLVGLVLARRLAGARVFLAGGGALYLVLWLYGFAIDRDTAVNFVPVNDADNWLHLFLGFGMLAAGLLLNNNLGTGSPVEAPFDRP, from the coding sequence GTGCGCGAACACGCGCCCGCGCGGCCTACGGTGCAGAAGGTTGCCCTCGCGGCGGCAGCCGTCTTCGCGCTGATCGGCGTGCTCGGCTTCGTGCCCGGTATCACCACGCACTACGGCGAGATGACGTTCGCCGGGCACCACTCCGAGGCGAAGCTGCTCGGGGTGTTCCAGGTGTCGGTGCTGCACAACCTGGTGCACCTGCTGTTCGGCCTGGTCGGCCTGGTGCTGGCCCGGCGGCTGGCCGGGGCGCGGGTGTTCCTGGCCGGCGGCGGCGCGCTCTACCTGGTGCTGTGGCTGTACGGCTTCGCCATCGACCGGGACACCGCTGTCAACTTCGTGCCGGTGAACGACGCCGACAACTGGCTGCACCTGTTCCTCGGTTTCGGCATGCTCGCCGCCGGACTGCTGCTGAACAACAACCTGGGCACGGGCAGCCCGGTGGAGGCCCCGTTCGACCGCCCCTGA
- a CDS encoding glycosyltransferase, with product MTRPTAAHVRDEAAASTPVRLPMAYVLPLRAHDDDGLDELTRYLRELSRWVDVVVVDASPPELFARHADAWRGLARHVPPDPALRGRNGKVLGVLTGVALARHEHVVIADDDVRYDLPALCAVHQMLDGVDLVRPQNHFDPLPWHAWWDTGRTLLARALGGDWPGTLGVRRSTFLAMGGYDPDVLFENLELVRTVRAYGGSTATPAWLYVRRLPPTAAHFLGQRVRQAYDETARPAWLLAALAVLPATAVALATRRPGLLLRAGLATVAVAELGRRRAGGATVFPAHTSLAAPVWALERGMCAWLAVGRRLRGGVPYAGARLRVAANSTRVLRRRMTRRRPDDLVLWVETGAAPAEVEGRAPSYREAIRRGPS from the coding sequence GTGACCAGACCGACCGCTGCGCACGTGCGTGACGAGGCCGCCGCGTCCACGCCGGTCCGGCTCCCGATGGCGTACGTGCTGCCGCTGCGCGCCCACGACGACGACGGCCTGGACGAGCTGACCCGGTACCTGCGCGAGCTGAGCCGCTGGGTCGACGTGGTGGTGGTCGACGCCTCGCCGCCGGAACTGTTCGCCCGGCACGCCGACGCCTGGCGCGGGCTGGCCCGGCACGTGCCGCCGGACCCGGCGCTGCGCGGACGCAACGGCAAGGTGCTCGGGGTGCTCACCGGCGTCGCGCTGGCGCGGCACGAGCACGTGGTGATCGCCGACGACGACGTCCGGTACGACCTGCCGGCCCTGTGCGCGGTGCACCAGATGCTGGACGGGGTCGACCTGGTCCGGCCGCAGAACCACTTCGACCCGCTGCCCTGGCACGCCTGGTGGGACACCGGCCGGACGCTGCTCGCCCGCGCGCTCGGCGGGGACTGGCCGGGCACCCTCGGGGTGCGGCGGAGCACGTTCCTGGCGATGGGCGGCTACGACCCGGACGTGCTCTTCGAGAACCTGGAACTGGTCCGGACCGTGCGCGCGTACGGCGGCAGCACGGCCACCCCGGCGTGGCTGTACGTGCGGCGACTCCCGCCCACCGCCGCGCACTTCCTCGGGCAGCGCGTCCGCCAGGCGTACGACGAGACGGCCCGGCCGGCGTGGCTGCTGGCCGCGCTGGCGGTGCTGCCGGCGACGGCTGTCGCGCTCGCCACCCGTCGGCCCGGGCTGCTCCTGCGGGCCGGGCTGGCGACTGTGGCGGTGGCGGAGCTGGGCCGGCGACGGGCCGGCGGCGCGACGGTGTTCCCGGCGCACACCAGCCTGGCCGCGCCCGTGTGGGCGCTGGAGCGCGGGATGTGCGCGTGGCTGGCGGTGGGGCGGCGGCTGCGCGGCGGGGTGCCCTACGCGGGCGCCCGGCTGCGGGTGGCGGCCAATTCCACACGTGTGCTGCGCCGGCGGATGACCCGGCGCCGCCCCGACGATCTGGTGCTCTGGGTGGAGACCGGGGCGGCGCCCGCTGAGGTGGAAGGAAGGGCCCCTTCTTATCGCGAGGCGATAAGAAGGGGCCCTTCCTGA
- a CDS encoding phage holin family protein: MTVPTQDPGYQAAGAPHHADEVRGSSLGDLMRQVTTDLSTLMRQEVELAKAEIRQEGKKAGKAAGLFGGAGFGGYMVALFVSIAIWQFLDNVMDSGLAALIVAVIWAAVAAVLYSMGKKNAERIRGLKQTNDSVQRIPDALKPHPEGVTR, translated from the coding sequence ATGACCGTACCCACGCAGGACCCCGGCTACCAGGCGGCCGGCGCGCCGCACCACGCCGACGAGGTGCGCGGCAGCTCGCTCGGTGACCTGATGCGTCAGGTGACCACCGACCTGTCCACGCTGATGCGGCAGGAGGTGGAGCTGGCCAAGGCCGAGATCCGCCAGGAGGGCAAGAAGGCGGGCAAGGCCGCCGGCCTGTTCGGTGGCGCCGGCTTCGGCGGCTACATGGTGGCGCTCTTCGTCTCCATCGCGATCTGGCAGTTCCTCGACAACGTCATGGACTCCGGGCTGGCCGCGCTGATCGTGGCCGTGATCTGGGCCGCGGTCGCGGCGGTCCTGTACTCGATGGGCAAGAAGAACGCCGAGCGGATCCGCGGCCTGAAGCAGACGAACGACAGCGTGCAGCGCATCCCCGACGCGCTCAAGCCGCACCCGGAGGGAGTCACCCGATGA
- a CDS encoding zinc-dependent alcohol dehydrogenase: MRALCWEGVGKLAVRDVPEPAIRSAGDIIVKVRASSVCGSDLHLINGYLPAMREGDVLGHEFMGEVVETGPDVRRISVGDRVVVGSVVACGSCWYCRTEQFSLCDNSNPQPVFTEKLWGHSPAGILGYSHAAGGYSGSHAEYIRVPFGDVGAFTVPDGVPDDSVVFASDAMPTGWMAADFCNLKGGEVVAVWGAGGVGQMAARSAQILGAERVVVIDRLPERLATAAQRLGVETINYAETDVLEALREMTAGRGPDACIEAVGMESHDVGPAYAYDKAKQTVRAQTDRPTSVRQAIMACRKGGTVSIVGVYGGLVDKFPLGAAMNKALVLRMGQMHAQRYIPMLLDRVAAGEIDPGYLATHPMSLEQGARGYEIFEKKEDGCLRTVLHPQAA, encoded by the coding sequence GTGAGGGCGTTGTGCTGGGAGGGCGTCGGCAAGCTGGCCGTGCGGGACGTGCCGGAGCCGGCCATCAGGTCGGCCGGCGACATCATCGTCAAGGTGCGTGCGAGCAGCGTGTGCGGCAGCGACCTGCACCTGATCAACGGCTACCTGCCGGCGATGCGCGAGGGGGACGTCCTCGGCCACGAGTTCATGGGCGAGGTGGTCGAGACCGGCCCGGACGTGCGGCGCATCTCCGTCGGCGACCGGGTGGTGGTCGGGTCGGTGGTGGCCTGCGGCTCGTGCTGGTACTGCCGTACCGAGCAGTTCTCGCTCTGCGACAACTCGAACCCGCAGCCGGTCTTCACCGAGAAGCTGTGGGGTCACTCGCCCGCGGGCATCCTCGGCTACTCGCACGCGGCCGGCGGCTACTCGGGCAGCCACGCCGAGTACATCCGGGTGCCGTTCGGCGACGTCGGCGCGTTCACCGTGCCGGACGGGGTGCCGGACGACTCGGTGGTGTTCGCCTCCGACGCGATGCCGACCGGCTGGATGGCGGCCGACTTCTGCAACCTCAAGGGCGGCGAGGTGGTGGCGGTCTGGGGCGCCGGTGGGGTCGGCCAGATGGCGGCCCGGTCCGCGCAGATCCTCGGCGCCGAGCGGGTCGTGGTCATCGACCGGCTGCCGGAACGGCTCGCCACCGCGGCGCAGCGGCTCGGCGTGGAGACGATCAACTACGCCGAGACCGACGTGCTCGAGGCGCTGCGGGAGATGACCGCCGGGCGCGGCCCGGACGCCTGCATCGAGGCCGTCGGCATGGAGTCGCACGACGTCGGCCCGGCGTACGCGTACGACAAGGCCAAGCAGACGGTACGGGCGCAGACCGACCGGCCCACCTCGGTCCGACAGGCGATCATGGCGTGCCGCAAGGGCGGCACGGTGAGCATCGTCGGCGTGTACGGCGGCCTGGTGGACAAGTTCCCGCTCGGCGCGGCCATGAACAAGGCCCTGGTGCTGCGGATGGGGCAGATGCACGCCCAGCGCTACATCCCGATGCTGCTGGACCGGGTCGCGGCCGGCGAGATCGACCCCGGCTACCTGGCCACCCACCCGATGTCCCTGGAGCAGGGCGCCCGGGGTTACGAGATCTTCGAGAAGAAGGAGGACGGCTGCCTGCGTACCGTGCTGCACCCGCAGGCCGCCTGA
- a CDS encoding ribonuclease E/G, translating to MLENEPEGGERTGAEPAGTTADSAAIASGSADVATSGSTEGVAETKPPARKRASRRKAAPLNQPEQTDAPVEASATVTGSGESPQAEVFAPIAGELDAAPKTTRRRRKATPAKAAEEPVVAAGVEAASDEVVPPVKVTRTRRRKATPPAAETVAPDETAAAAQASESAVIDGPVSAPGGDLIAEGRADIDGGEATAPGGAVTAETAAPARAGRRAARAATGDKATTSRGRAATGGQASTGDAAGIGQTTGEDVEDEDAEGGTVEDASAAGARTHEVDLARSGGPADTTGVVSTGAAVPRVAEEPAETPPATTRRRRAALSAPTVLFMAPQPDEAPAVQVTYPAAEEPIEEAVETVRRRRRGRREVEPVEAEVEPEVVEEEPAAEAEESAEIDEDDETAAARRRRRRGRRGRGRGKGGADEADDEEAEESGTAEAAEESAEDEESAEDEESDGEGMTRRRRRRRRRGAGEADTAAEDGVPTVVKIREPRKPVDEVQGVSGSTRLEAKRQRRRDGREQRRTRPPILSESEFLARREAVDRVMVVRQRGDRTQIAVLEDGVLVEHYVTRNSSATMAGNVYLGKVQNVLPSMEAAFVDIGRGRNAVLYAGEVNWDATGLEGRARSIEQALRSGDSVLVQVTKDPIGHKGARLTSHIALSGRHLVYVPNGNASGISRKLPDTERKRLRDALKKLVPDGAGVIVRTAAEGASEDELARDVKRLQAQWEDIQAKATEGGAPVLLYEEPDLVIRVVRDLFNEDFRELVIEGESAYGMVESYLSHVSPDLVERLRRHAGVVDVFAEYRIDEQILKGLDRKVFLPSGGSLVIDRTEAMTVVDVNTGKYTGSGGNLEETVTRNNLEAAEEIVRQLRLRDIGGIVVIDFIDMVLESNRDLVLRRLTECLGRDRTKHQVTEITSLGLVQMTRKRIGAGLLEAFSETCECCKGRGVIIHTEPVPEKPRSGGAGEKVKAVASAVAAPAEEKGRRRGRKAAAEKLAAEVALEQPAAQPPAGIEPPAAVAPPERTVAEVVEADDDYYDTQGYDLSRFETDTPAAPAVADSQEGDSARLAAADDPDAIGEGDSDEDGGAPRRRARRGGARRRTRP from the coding sequence ATGCTCGAGAACGAGCCCGAGGGCGGCGAACGGACCGGCGCAGAGCCGGCCGGGACGACCGCCGACAGTGCCGCCATCGCCTCCGGCAGCGCCGACGTCGCCACCTCCGGCAGCACGGAGGGCGTCGCCGAGACCAAGCCGCCGGCCCGTAAGCGGGCCAGCCGCCGCAAGGCCGCCCCGCTGAACCAGCCGGAGCAGACCGACGCGCCGGTGGAGGCGTCCGCGACCGTGACCGGCAGCGGCGAGTCGCCGCAGGCCGAGGTGTTCGCCCCGATCGCGGGCGAGTTGGACGCCGCGCCCAAGACCACCCGGCGCCGCCGTAAGGCGACCCCGGCGAAGGCGGCCGAGGAGCCGGTGGTCGCGGCCGGGGTGGAGGCCGCCTCGGACGAGGTCGTGCCGCCGGTGAAGGTGACCCGGACCCGTCGCCGCAAGGCCACCCCGCCCGCCGCCGAGACCGTGGCGCCGGACGAGACCGCCGCCGCGGCGCAGGCGTCCGAGAGCGCCGTGATCGACGGGCCGGTCTCCGCGCCCGGGGGCGACCTGATCGCCGAGGGACGCGCCGACATCGACGGCGGTGAGGCCACCGCACCGGGCGGGGCCGTCACCGCGGAGACCGCCGCGCCGGCCCGCGCCGGCCGGCGCGCCGCCCGCGCCGCCACCGGCGACAAGGCCACCACCAGTCGGGGCAGGGCCGCCACCGGCGGCCAGGCGAGCACCGGCGACGCGGCCGGCATCGGTCAGACCACCGGCGAGGACGTCGAGGACGAGGACGCCGAGGGCGGGACCGTCGAGGACGCGAGCGCCGCGGGTGCGCGTACCCACGAGGTCGACCTGGCCCGCAGCGGCGGCCCGGCGGACACGACGGGCGTGGTGTCGACGGGCGCCGCCGTGCCGCGCGTCGCCGAGGAGCCGGCCGAGACGCCGCCCGCCACCACCCGCCGGCGTCGTGCCGCGCTCTCCGCGCCGACCGTCCTGTTCATGGCCCCGCAGCCCGACGAGGCGCCCGCCGTCCAGGTCACGTACCCGGCCGCGGAGGAGCCGATCGAGGAAGCGGTGGAGACCGTCCGGCGGCGCCGTCGCGGTCGCCGGGAGGTCGAGCCGGTCGAGGCCGAGGTCGAGCCGGAGGTCGTCGAGGAGGAGCCGGCCGCCGAGGCCGAGGAGTCCGCCGAGATCGACGAGGACGACGAGACGGCCGCCGCCCGGCGTCGTCGTCGCCGGGGTCGCCGGGGCCGGGGCCGGGGCAAGGGTGGCGCCGACGAGGCCGACGACGAGGAGGCCGAGGAGTCCGGCACTGCCGAGGCCGCCGAGGAGTCCGCCGAGGACGAGGAGTCCGCCGAAGACGAAGAGTCCGACGGCGAGGGGATGACCCGCCGCCGTCGCCGTCGTCGCCGCCGGGGCGCCGGGGAGGCGGACACCGCCGCCGAGGACGGCGTGCCCACAGTCGTCAAGATCCGTGAGCCGCGCAAGCCTGTCGACGAGGTGCAGGGTGTCTCCGGCTCGACCCGGCTGGAGGCCAAGCGGCAGCGCCGCCGGGACGGCCGTGAGCAGCGGCGTACACGCCCGCCGATCCTGAGCGAGTCGGAGTTCCTGGCCCGCCGGGAGGCGGTCGACCGGGTGATGGTGGTCCGCCAGCGCGGCGACCGCACCCAGATCGCGGTGCTCGAGGACGGCGTGCTGGTCGAGCACTACGTGACCCGCAACTCGTCCGCCACCATGGCCGGCAACGTCTACCTGGGCAAGGTCCAGAACGTGCTGCCGAGCATGGAGGCCGCCTTCGTCGACATCGGGCGCGGGCGCAACGCGGTGCTGTACGCCGGCGAGGTCAACTGGGACGCCACCGGCCTGGAGGGCCGGGCACGCTCGATCGAGCAGGCGCTGCGCTCCGGTGACTCGGTGCTGGTGCAGGTGACCAAGGATCCGATCGGGCACAAGGGCGCGCGGCTGACCAGTCACATCGCGCTCTCCGGCCGGCACCTGGTCTACGTGCCCAACGGCAACGCCTCCGGGATCAGCCGCAAGCTGCCTGACACCGAGCGCAAGCGTCTGCGGGACGCGCTGAAGAAGCTGGTGCCGGACGGTGCCGGGGTGATCGTCCGGACCGCGGCCGAGGGCGCCAGCGAGGACGAACTGGCGCGCGACGTGAAGCGGCTGCAGGCGCAGTGGGAGGACATCCAGGCCAAGGCGACCGAGGGCGGCGCCCCGGTGCTGCTCTACGAGGAGCCGGACCTGGTCATCCGCGTGGTCCGGGACCTCTTCAACGAGGACTTCCGCGAGCTGGTCATCGAGGGCGAGTCCGCGTACGGCATGGTCGAGTCGTACCTGTCGCACGTCTCCCCGGACCTGGTGGAGCGGCTGCGCCGGCACGCCGGGGTGGTGGACGTGTTCGCCGAGTACCGGATCGACGAGCAGATCCTCAAGGGGCTGGACCGGAAGGTCTTCCTCCCCTCCGGCGGCTCGCTGGTGATCGACCGCACCGAGGCGATGACGGTCGTCGACGTCAACACCGGCAAGTACACCGGCTCCGGCGGCAACCTGGAGGAGACGGTCACCCGCAACAACCTGGAGGCGGCCGAGGAGATCGTGCGCCAGCTGCGGCTGCGCGACATCGGCGGCATCGTGGTGATCGACTTCATCGACATGGTGCTGGAGTCGAACCGGGACCTGGTGCTGCGCCGGCTCACCGAGTGTCTCGGCCGGGACCGCACCAAGCACCAGGTCACCGAGATCACCTCGCTCGGCCTGGTGCAGATGACCCGTAAGCGCATCGGCGCGGGCCTGCTGGAGGCGTTCAGCGAGACCTGCGAGTGCTGCAAGGGCCGGGGTGTGATCATTCACACCGAGCCGGTGCCGGAGAAGCCGCGCAGCGGCGGCGCGGGGGAGAAGGTCAAGGCGGTCGCCTCGGCGGTCGCCGCGCCGGCCGAGGAGAAGGGCCGTCGCCGGGGCCGTAAGGCCGCCGCCGAGAAGCTGGCCGCGGAGGTCGCGCTGGAGCAGCCGGCCGCGCAGCCGCCTGCCGGCATCGAGCCGCCCGCGGCCGTCGCGCCGCCGGAGCGGACCGTCGCCGAGGTGGTCGAGGCCGACGACGACTACTACGACACCCAGGGCTACGACCTGTCCCGGTTCGAGACGGACACGCCGGCTGCCCCGGCGGTCGCGGACAGCCAGGAAGGCGACTCGGCCCGGCTGGCCGCAGCCGACGACCCGGACGCGATCGGTGAGGGCGACAGCGACGAGGACGGCGGTGCCCCGCGCCGGCGGGCGCGCCGTGGCGGCGCCCGGCGGCGTACCCGGCCGTAA
- a CDS encoding GNAT family N-acetyltransferase: MARQLLVALEELAFRAGHRTVCLETGTYLPAAISLYRSSGYEPIPVYGEYVDNPYSVCFAKRLPVAV; encoded by the coding sequence ATCGCCCGGCAGCTGCTCGTGGCGCTGGAGGAACTGGCGTTCCGGGCGGGCCACCGGACGGTGTGCCTGGAGACGGGCACGTACCTGCCGGCCGCGATCTCGCTCTACCGGTCCAGCGGTTACGAGCCGATCCCGGTCTACGGCGAGTACGTGGACAACCCGTACAGCGTCTGTTTCGCCAAGCGGCTGCCGGTGGCGGTTTGA
- a CDS encoding DUF6766 family protein, with protein sequence MSRAVTGQESGAAPISAWQFLGASDFWFQSMQNWQSEFLAVGVLILLSIVLRQHASPESKPVTAPHAQTSA encoded by the coding sequence TTGTCCCGGGCCGTCACCGGGCAGGAGAGCGGCGCGGCCCCGATCAGCGCCTGGCAGTTCCTCGGCGCCAGTGACTTCTGGTTCCAGTCCATGCAGAACTGGCAGAGCGAGTTCCTCGCCGTCGGGGTGCTGATCCTGCTCAGCATCGTGCTGCGCCAGCACGCCAGCCCCGAGTCCAAGCCGGTCACCGCGCCGCACGCCCAGACCAGCGCCTGA
- the rpmA gene encoding 50S ribosomal protein L27 codes for MAHKKGASSSRNGRDSAAQRLGVKRFGGQVVSAGEILIRQRGTKFHPGDLVGRGGDDTLFALAAGSVQFGTKRGRKTVSIVPQQ; via the coding sequence ATGGCTCACAAAAAGGGTGCGTCCAGCTCGCGTAACGGCCGTGACTCCGCGGCCCAGCGACTCGGCGTGAAGCGCTTCGGTGGTCAGGTCGTCAGCGCGGGTGAGATCCTCATCCGTCAGCGTGGCACCAAGTTCCACCCCGGTGACCTGGTCGGCCGTGGCGGCGACGACACGCTGTTCGCGCTGGCCGCCGGCTCGGTGCAGTTCGGCACCAAGCGCGGTCGCAAGACCGTCAGCATCGTGCCTCAGCAGTAG
- a CDS encoding DUF3618 domain-containing protein: MSTDPEQIRREIEATRNNLSSDVDALAYKVSPSRIVDDRKQRVRSALTNVKDKVMGTASDLGHSTGHAAHSVGDHASSMASTVGDKAHSAASTVGDAAQRAPQVLRRKSEGNPIAAGVIAFGVGMLVSSLIPATRREQQVAAQVKEKAAEHGGVVKEKLGEVAGELKEELREPAQHAAESVKATAQDAAHAVKDDGRAAAQDVRHSAEQVRS, translated from the coding sequence ATGAGCACCGACCCCGAGCAGATCCGCCGCGAGATCGAAGCCACCCGTAACAACCTCAGCTCGGACGTGGACGCCCTGGCGTACAAGGTCAGCCCGAGCCGCATCGTCGACGACCGCAAGCAGCGCGTACGCAGTGCGCTGACCAACGTGAAGGACAAGGTGATGGGAACCGCATCGGATCTCGGCCACAGCACCGGCCACGCCGCCCACTCGGTGGGCGACCACGCCTCCTCGATGGCCTCGACGGTGGGCGACAAGGCGCACTCGGCCGCCTCGACGGTCGGTGACGCCGCCCAGCGCGCGCCGCAGGTGCTGCGGCGCAAGTCCGAGGGCAACCCGATCGCCGCCGGCGTGATCGCCTTCGGCGTCGGCATGCTGGTCTCCTCGCTGATCCCGGCCACCCGCCGCGAGCAGCAGGTCGCCGCGCAGGTCAAGGAGAAGGCGGCCGAGCACGGTGGCGTGGTCAAGGAGAAGCTGGGCGAGGTCGCCGGTGAGCTGAAGGAGGAGCTGCGCGAGCCCGCGCAGCACGCCGCCGAGTCGGTGAAGGCGACCGCGCAGGACGCCGCGCACGCGGTCAAGGACGACGGCCGCGCCGCCGCGCAGGACGTGCGGCACAGCGCCGAGCAGGTGCGGTCCTGA
- the rplU gene encoding 50S ribosomal protein L21 gives MYAIVKTGGKQYKVAEGDVIEVEKLAGAPGDAVKLTAVLLVDGDDLVTDAAKLAKVAVSGEIAAHTKGPKIRIHKFKNKTGYHKRQGHRQPLTQVKVTGISSGK, from the coding sequence ATGTACGCGATCGTCAAGACCGGCGGCAAGCAGTACAAGGTCGCCGAGGGCGACGTGATCGAGGTCGAGAAGCTCGCCGGTGCCCCCGGCGACGCGGTGAAGCTCACCGCGGTGCTCCTCGTCGACGGTGACGACCTGGTGACCGACGCGGCGAAGCTCGCCAAGGTCGCGGTGTCCGGCGAGATCGCCGCGCACACCAAGGGCCCGAAGATCCGGATCCACAAGTTCAAGAACAAGACCGGCTACCACAAGCGCCAGGGTCACCGCCAGCCGCTGACCCAGGTCAAGGTGACCGGCATCTCCAGCGGGAAGTAG
- a CDS encoding cyclase, protein MSRNATRWALAGAATVTALGITRTVARWRHRHQPDREDGWYVVRRGITVDRPVDAVIGFWTDRERLDRGLAEWATLEQLDANRWRCVAADPAGGGAEWRAEITVDGPGRLSWRVTDGPVAQRGRVELVTAPQDRGTEIRAELRWRSGPIRRAVGLVGGTDPDLGLRTTLRRIKSLIETGQVLDTRHDPSGRSPRQERATDKVREKLMVGGRP, encoded by the coding sequence ATGAGCAGGAACGCGACCAGGTGGGCGCTGGCCGGCGCCGCCACGGTGACCGCGCTCGGGATCACCCGCACGGTGGCCCGGTGGCGGCACCGGCACCAACCCGACCGTGAGGACGGCTGGTACGTGGTGCGCCGCGGCATCACAGTGGACCGGCCGGTCGACGCGGTGATCGGGTTCTGGACCGACCGGGAACGGCTCGACCGCGGCCTGGCCGAGTGGGCGACGCTGGAGCAGCTCGACGCGAACCGGTGGCGCTGCGTGGCGGCCGACCCGGCCGGCGGCGGCGCCGAGTGGCGGGCCGAGATCACAGTCGACGGCCCGGGACGGTTGAGCTGGCGGGTCACCGACGGACCGGTGGCCCAGCGCGGCCGGGTCGAGCTGGTGACCGCGCCGCAGGACCGGGGCACCGAGATCCGGGCCGAGCTGCGCTGGCGTTCCGGGCCGATCCGGCGCGCGGTCGGGCTGGTCGGTGGAACCGACCCGGACCTGGGGCTGCGCACCACGCTGCGCCGGATCAAGTCGCTGATCGAGACGGGGCAGGTGCTGGACACCCGGCACGACCCGTCCGGGCGCAGCCCGCGCCAGGAGCGGGCGACGGACAAGGTACGCGAGAAGCTGATGGTGGGAGGACGACCGTGA